A region of Crenobacter cavernae DNA encodes the following proteins:
- the miaB gene encoding tRNA (N6-isopentenyl adenosine(37)-C2)-methylthiotransferase MiaB → MKKVYIKTFGCQMNEYDSDKMVDVLGNAEGMVKTDTPEDADVILFNTCSVREKAQEKVFSDLGRVRELKLARPDLVIGVGGCVASQEGEAIVKRAPYVDVVFGPQTLHRLPEMIAAKRNTGASQVDISFPEIEKFDHIPPAKVDGGAAFVSIMEGCSKYCSFCVVPYTRGEEVSRPFDDVLTEIAGLAAQGVKEITLLGQNVNAYRGLMADGEIADFALLLEYVHEIPGVERIRFTTSHPREFSQRIIDCYARLPKLVSHLHLPVQSGSDRVLMAMKRGYTGLEYKSIIRKLRAIRPDLCLSSDFIIGFPGETDADFEATLKLVKDLEFDFSFVFIYSPRPGTPASNLPDDTPHEEKVRRLTALNEAIEARGFAINQGMVGSVQQVLVEGVSKRDPAMLAARTMNNRVVNFVGHPRLINQMIEVVITEAHPHSLSGEILTVETA, encoded by the coding sequence ATGAAAAAGGTGTACATCAAGACCTTCGGTTGCCAGATGAACGAGTACGACTCCGACAAGATGGTCGACGTACTCGGCAACGCCGAAGGCATGGTCAAGACCGACACGCCGGAAGACGCCGACGTGATCCTGTTCAATACCTGTAGCGTGCGCGAGAAGGCGCAGGAAAAGGTGTTCTCCGACCTGGGCCGCGTGCGCGAGCTGAAACTCGCCCGCCCCGACCTCGTGATCGGCGTCGGCGGCTGCGTCGCGAGCCAGGAGGGCGAGGCGATCGTCAAGCGCGCGCCCTACGTCGACGTCGTTTTCGGCCCGCAGACGCTGCACCGCCTGCCCGAGATGATCGCCGCCAAGCGCAACACCGGCGCGTCGCAGGTCGACATCTCCTTCCCCGAGATCGAGAAGTTCGACCACATCCCGCCGGCCAAGGTCGACGGCGGCGCCGCCTTCGTGTCGATCATGGAAGGCTGTTCGAAGTACTGCTCGTTCTGCGTGGTGCCGTACACGCGCGGCGAGGAAGTGAGCCGCCCGTTCGACGACGTGCTGACCGAGATCGCCGGCCTCGCCGCGCAGGGCGTGAAGGAAATCACGCTGCTGGGCCAGAACGTCAACGCCTACCGCGGGCTGATGGCCGACGGTGAGATCGCCGACTTCGCGCTGCTGCTCGAATACGTGCACGAGATCCCCGGCGTCGAGCGCATCCGCTTCACCACCAGCCACCCGCGCGAATTCTCGCAGCGCATCATCGACTGCTACGCCCGCCTGCCGAAGCTCGTCTCGCACCTGCACCTGCCGGTGCAGAGCGGCTCCGACCGCGTGCTGATGGCGATGAAGCGCGGCTACACCGGCCTCGAATACAAGTCGATCATCAGGAAGCTCAGGGCGATCCGCCCGGACCTGTGCCTCAGCTCCGACTTCATCATCGGCTTCCCCGGCGAGACCGACGCCGACTTCGAGGCGACGCTGAAACTGGTGAAGGACCTGGAGTTCGACTTCAGCTTCGTGTTCATCTACAGCCCGCGCCCCGGCACGCCGGCGTCCAACCTGCCGGACGATACGCCGCACGAGGAAAAAGTGCGCCGCCTGACCGCGCTGAACGAGGCGATCGAGGCCCGTGGCTTCGCGATCAACCAGGGCATGGTCGGCAGCGTGCAGCAGGTGCTGGTCGAGGGCGTGTCGAAGCGCGACCCGGCCATGCTCGCCGCGCGCACGATGAACAACCGGGTGGTCAACTTCGTCGGCCACCCGCGCCTGATCAACCAGATGATCGAAGTCGTCATCACCGAAGCGCATCCGCACTCGCTGTCGGGCGAGATCCTCACCGTCGAAACCGCCTGA
- a CDS encoding GNAT family N-acetyltransferase yields the protein MSTQSPRSDPRIGLRTMQEADLEAVLAVQRHCYRPELIESRHALASRRRLAPDTCWVAERADTLLGYLFAHPWAGEKPPALDTPLAGLPAGADTLFIHDLALHPDARGHGVGPKLVDEALRVARARGLVYSRLVAVQGADAFWARFGYRAYRLPTSKLACYGDDALGMQRAL from the coding sequence ATGTCCACCCAGTCACCCCGTTCCGACCCGCGCATCGGCCTGCGCACCATGCAGGAGGCCGACCTCGAAGCCGTTCTCGCCGTCCAGCGCCACTGCTACCGCCCCGAACTGATCGAATCGCGCCACGCGCTCGCGTCGCGCCGCCGTCTCGCGCCCGACACCTGCTGGGTCGCCGAACGCGCCGATACGCTGCTCGGCTATCTGTTCGCCCACCCGTGGGCCGGCGAGAAGCCGCCGGCGCTCGACACGCCTCTGGCCGGCCTACCTGCCGGCGCCGACACGCTGTTCATCCACGACCTCGCGCTGCACCCCGACGCGCGCGGCCACGGCGTCGGCCCCAAGCTGGTCGACGAGGCGTTGAGGGTCGCGCGCGCCCGCGGCCTCGTCTACTCGCGGCTGGTCGCGGTGCAGGGCGCCGACGCGTTCTGGGCGCGCTTCGGCTATCGCGCCTACCGGCTGCCAACGTCCAAACTCGCCTGCTACGGCGATGACGCGCTAGGCATGCAGCGCGCGCTGTAG
- a CDS encoding PhoH family protein — MPQTEHLAFNPVDNERLANLCGPLDENLRQIETALDVSIARRGESFRVKGDKAREAVAALTRFYLAAEKRALEVDDIQLGLVEVRELVHHHVDPAEDNVPVLHTRRGDLRGRTPRQNGYIKAILEHDITFGIGPAGTGKTYLAVACAVDAMERDAVKRIVLVRPAVEAGEKLGFLPGDLAQKVDPYLRPLYDALYDLMGYDKVARLFEKNLIEIAPLAYMRGRTLNSSFIILDEAQNTTPEQMKMFLTRIGFGSRAVVTGDITQIDLAKSQKSGLIEVRQILNNVRGIHFHQFHSDDVVRHPLVQKIVDAYEQYQANEKREA, encoded by the coding sequence ATGCCCCAGACCGAACACCTCGCTTTCAATCCCGTCGACAATGAACGGCTCGCCAACCTGTGCGGCCCGCTCGACGAAAACCTCAGACAGATCGAGACCGCGCTCGACGTGAGCATAGCCCGGCGCGGCGAATCGTTCCGCGTGAAGGGCGACAAGGCGCGCGAGGCGGTCGCCGCGCTGACGCGCTTTTACCTCGCCGCCGAAAAACGCGCGCTCGAGGTCGACGACATCCAGCTCGGCCTCGTCGAAGTGCGCGAACTCGTCCACCACCACGTCGACCCGGCCGAAGATAACGTGCCGGTGCTGCACACGCGCCGCGGCGATCTGCGCGGCCGCACGCCGCGCCAGAACGGCTACATCAAGGCCATCCTCGAGCACGACATCACCTTCGGCATCGGCCCGGCGGGCACCGGAAAGACCTACCTCGCCGTCGCGTGCGCGGTCGACGCGATGGAGCGCGACGCGGTCAAACGCATCGTGCTGGTGCGCCCGGCGGTCGAGGCCGGCGAGAAGCTCGGTTTCCTGCCCGGCGACCTCGCGCAGAAGGTCGACCCCTACCTGCGGCCGCTGTACGACGCGCTGTACGACCTGATGGGCTACGACAAGGTCGCGCGGCTGTTCGAGAAGAACCTGATCGAGATCGCGCCGCTCGCCTACATGCGCGGCCGCACGCTGAATTCGTCGTTCATCATCCTCGACGAGGCGCAGAACACCACGCCCGAACAGATGAAGATGTTCCTCACGCGGATCGGCTTCGGTTCGCGCGCGGTGGTCACCGGCGACATCACGCAGATCGACCTCGCCAAGAGCCAGAAGAGCGGCCTGATCGAGGTGCGCCAGATCCTCAACAATGTGCGCGGCATCCATTTCCACCAATTCCACAGCGACGACGTCGTGCGCCACCCGCTGGTGCAGAAGATCGTCGACGCCTACGAGCAATACCAAGCCAATGAAAAGCGCGAAGCGTAA
- a CDS encoding methyl-accepting chemotaxis protein gives MRSLRTKMILVIALMLGVLGVVLTSLIYLQMKKSVEDGIAKELSAVVAGQGNVIGEWARGKVSIVEAAVPVATLAEPLVYLDNLNRAGGFDVSYVGYADKRMLYSDGRPQKPDYDPTARPWYALAKQVGKPAISEPYVDFDTKKLVVTVVSPVMANGQLVGVAGGDVFIDALVKSVLGVKLNVDGYAFLVEKSGKVIAHPDPSLTLKPIADKIPTLGEEKVGALADSGELAEVDSDGVGYFTRLVAVPGTDWYLGVVVNRDQVLAPLNKLLYTVLATALIVFLAMVPLAGVVLGRMLSGLGRMRDAMKEISAGEGDLTRRIQVAGEDEIAETAHAFNAFIERLHTMFRAVRDEADRVSGGVEAVGSTIERVADDSRQIADVSGSNAATLEEITISISHIADAAREADGLVVRTGEVSSESAEAMERITREMERTMNAVRELSGMLTTLDGRSQQISGITNVIKDIADQTNLLALNAAIEAARAGEQGRGFAVVADEVRKLAERTGAATVEISGMVSAIRDETRSAVDNMQHALGSVDGGVALTQAAVAQIGEIRRTMEAVVAKMSEIALSTSEQHNATTQIAQSTERINNRIIESDGALQGAHHTLTGLAEAAGSLRQQFSRFRL, from the coding sequence ATGCGTTCATTACGCACCAAAATGATCCTGGTGATCGCGCTGATGCTGGGCGTGCTCGGCGTGGTGCTGACCAGCCTGATCTATCTGCAGATGAAGAAGAGCGTCGAGGATGGCATCGCCAAGGAGCTGTCGGCCGTCGTTGCGGGGCAGGGCAACGTGATCGGCGAATGGGCGCGCGGCAAGGTCAGCATCGTCGAGGCGGCGGTGCCGGTCGCGACGTTGGCCGAGCCCCTCGTGTATCTGGACAACCTGAACCGCGCCGGCGGCTTCGACGTCAGCTACGTCGGTTACGCCGACAAGCGCATGCTGTACTCGGACGGACGGCCGCAAAAGCCCGACTACGACCCGACCGCGCGCCCGTGGTACGCGCTGGCGAAGCAGGTCGGCAAGCCGGCGATCTCCGAGCCCTACGTCGACTTCGATACCAAGAAGCTGGTGGTGACCGTGGTGTCGCCGGTGATGGCGAACGGCCAGCTGGTCGGCGTCGCCGGCGGCGACGTGTTCATCGACGCGCTGGTCAAGTCGGTGCTCGGCGTGAAGCTGAACGTCGACGGTTATGCCTTCCTCGTCGAGAAGTCGGGCAAGGTGATCGCGCACCCCGACCCGTCGCTGACACTCAAACCGATCGCCGACAAGATTCCGACGCTGGGTGAAGAGAAGGTCGGTGCGCTGGCCGACAGCGGCGAGTTGGCCGAGGTCGACAGTGACGGCGTCGGCTACTTCACGCGTCTCGTCGCCGTGCCGGGCACCGACTGGTACCTCGGCGTGGTGGTCAACCGCGACCAGGTGCTTGCCCCGCTCAACAAGTTGCTCTACACGGTGCTCGCGACCGCGCTGATCGTGTTCCTCGCGATGGTGCCGCTGGCGGGTGTCGTGCTCGGCCGCATGCTGTCGGGCCTCGGCCGCATGCGTGACGCGATGAAGGAGATTTCGGCGGGCGAAGGCGACCTGACGCGCCGCATCCAGGTGGCCGGCGAAGACGAGATCGCCGAGACCGCGCACGCATTCAACGCCTTCATCGAGCGCCTGCACACGATGTTCCGCGCGGTGCGCGACGAGGCCGACCGCGTGTCGGGCGGCGTCGAGGCGGTAGGTTCCACCATCGAACGCGTCGCCGACGATTCGCGGCAGATCGCCGACGTATCCGGCTCGAACGCCGCGACGCTGGAGGAGATCACCATTAGCATCTCGCACATCGCCGACGCGGCGCGTGAGGCCGACGGCCTGGTGGTGCGCACCGGCGAGGTGTCAAGCGAGAGCGCCGAGGCGATGGAACGCATCACCCGCGAGATGGAGCGCACGATGAACGCGGTGCGCGAGCTGTCGGGCATGCTGACGACGCTCGACGGCCGCTCGCAGCAGATTTCCGGCATCACCAACGTGATCAAGGACATCGCCGACCAGACCAATCTGTTGGCGCTGAACGCCGCGATCGAGGCGGCGCGCGCTGGCGAGCAGGGCCGCGGTTTCGCCGTCGTCGCCGACGAGGTCAGGAAGTTGGCCGAGCGCACCGGAGCGGCGACGGTCGAGATCTCGGGCATGGTCAGCGCGATCCGCGACGAGACGCGCTCGGCGGTCGACAATATGCAGCATGCGCTCGGCTCGGTAGACGGCGGGGTCGCGCTGACGCAGGCGGCAGTCGCGCAGATCGGCGAGATCCGCCGGACGATGGAGGCGGTGGTCGCAAAGATGAGCGAGATCGCGCTGTCGACCAGCGAGCAGCATAACGCGACCACGCAGATCGCCCAGAGCACCGAGCGCATCAACAACCGCATCATCGAGAGCGACGGCGCGCTGCAGGGCGCGCATCATACTTTGACGGGCCTGGCCGAAGCGGCGGGCAGTCTGCGCCAGCAGTTCTCGCGCTTCAGGCTGTAA
- the rplQ gene encoding 50S ribosomal protein L17: protein MRHRYSNRKLNRTTSHRLAMLRNMANSLLRHEAIVTTLPKAKELRRVAEPLITLGKKPSLANRRLAFDRTRDRDIVVKLFDVLGPRFAARNGGYLRILKYGFRKGDNAPLALVELVDRPEGEVLVDDAAE, encoded by the coding sequence ATGCGTCATCGTTATAGCAATCGTAAACTGAATCGTACGACCAGCCACCGTCTGGCGATGCTGCGTAACATGGCTAACTCGCTGCTGCGTCACGAAGCCATCGTGACCACGCTGCCGAAAGCCAAGGAACTGCGTCGCGTGGCTGAGCCGCTCATCACCCTGGGCAAGAAGCCGTCGCTGGCTAACCGTCGTCTGGCATTTGACCGCACCCGCGATCGCGATATCGTGGTCAAACTGTTCGACGTTCTGGGCCCGCGCTTTGCAGCGCGCAACGGCGGCTACCTGCGCATCCTGAAGTACGGTTTCCGCAAGGGCGACAACGCCCCGCTGGCTCTGGTAGAGCTCGTGGACCGTCCGGAAGGTGAAGTCTTGGTGGACGACGCGGCCGAGTAA
- the rpsD gene encoding 30S ribosomal protein S4 yields MARYIGPKCKLARREGTDLFLKSARRALDSKCKLDTPPGQHGAKKPRVSEFGTQLREKQKVRRIYGVLERQFRKYFAEAVRRKGSTGENLLQILESRLDNVVYRVGLGSTRAEARQLVSHKAVTVNGIVVNIPSYQVKAGDVVTVREKAKKQVRIQEALALAEQAGFPSWVSVDSKKMEGVFKSAPERSELSSDINEQLVVEFYSK; encoded by the coding sequence ATGGCACGTTACATCGGCCCAAAATGTAAACTCGCGCGTCGCGAAGGAACTGACCTTTTCCTGAAGAGCGCGCGTCGCGCACTGGATTCCAAGTGCAAACTCGACACCCCCCCGGGGCAGCACGGTGCGAAAAAACCGCGCGTGTCCGAGTTCGGCACCCAGCTGCGTGAAAAGCAAAAAGTCCGCCGTATCTACGGCGTGCTGGAACGCCAGTTCCGCAAATATTTCGCTGAAGCGGTTCGTCGCAAGGGTTCGACCGGCGAAAACCTGCTGCAAATCCTTGAGTCGCGTCTGGACAACGTGGTGTACCGCGTCGGCCTGGGTTCGACCCGCGCCGAAGCCCGTCAGCTGGTGAGCCACAAGGCCGTCACCGTGAACGGCATCGTGGTCAACATCCCGTCCTACCAGGTGAAAGCCGGCGACGTGGTGACGGTTCGCGAAAAAGCCAAGAAGCAAGTGCGCATTCAAGAGGCACTGGCGTTGGCCGAGCAAGCCGGTTTCCCGTCCTGGGTTTCGGTGGATTCGAAGAAAATGGAAGGCGTGTTCAAGAGCGCGCCGGAACGTTCCGAACTGTCTAGCGATATCAACGAACAGCTCGTTGTGGAATTCTACTCCAAGTAA
- a CDS encoding DNA-directed RNA polymerase subunit alpha has product MQNSASEFLKPRLIDVQPVSSTHARVSMEPFERGYAHTLGNALRRILLSSMPGFAPTEVTIAGVLHEYSALDGVREDVVDILLNLKGVVLKLHGRDNVILSLKKEGEGAVLASDIELPHDVEVINPDHVICHLSAGGKIDMEVKVELGRGYQPVATRVSHEDNRTIGTIQLDASFSPVSRVSFGVESARVEQRTDLDRLVLDIETNGVIEPEEAVRMAARILVDQLSIFADLQGTAVEEVVEKAPQIDPILLRPVDDLELTVRSANCLKAENIYYIGDLIQRTETELLKTPNLGRKSLNEIKEVLSSKGLTLGMKLENWPPAGLEKP; this is encoded by the coding sequence ATGCAAAACAGCGCTTCGGAATTTCTGAAACCGCGTTTGATCGACGTTCAGCCGGTTTCCTCGACGCACGCTCGTGTGTCGATGGAGCCGTTCGAGCGTGGCTACGCCCATACCCTGGGCAATGCACTGCGCCGTATCTTGCTGTCGTCGATGCCGGGCTTTGCTCCGACCGAAGTGACCATCGCTGGCGTTTTGCATGAGTATTCCGCGCTTGACGGCGTGCGGGAGGATGTCGTCGACATCCTCCTCAACCTCAAGGGCGTGGTGCTTAAACTGCATGGTCGCGACAACGTCATCCTTTCCTTGAAAAAGGAAGGTGAAGGCGCTGTGCTGGCCAGCGATATCGAGCTTCCGCACGATGTTGAAGTCATCAACCCGGATCATGTGATCTGCCATCTGTCGGCGGGCGGCAAGATCGATATGGAAGTCAAAGTGGAACTGGGCCGCGGTTACCAACCGGTAGCGACGCGCGTGAGCCACGAAGACAACCGTACGATCGGCACCATCCAGCTGGACGCGTCGTTCTCGCCGGTCAGCCGCGTGAGCTTCGGCGTCGAAAGCGCCCGCGTCGAGCAGCGTACCGACCTCGACCGCCTGGTTCTCGACATCGAGACCAACGGCGTGATCGAGCCGGAAGAAGCTGTGCGCATGGCAGCGCGTATCCTGGTGGATCAACTGTCGATCTTTGCCGATCTGCAAGGAACGGCGGTGGAAGAGGTCGTGGAAAAGGCGCCTCAGATTGATCCGATTCTGCTGCGCCCGGTCGATGATCTTGAACTGACGGTTCGCTCGGCCAACTGCCTGAAGGCAGAGAACATCTATTACATCGGTGATCTGATCCAGCGCACCGAGACCGAGCTCTTGAAGACCCCGAATCTGGGTCGCAAGTCGCTCAACGAGATTAAAGAAGTTCTCTCCTCCAAGGGCCTGACGCTCGGCATGAAGCTCGAGAACTGGCCGCCGGCAGGGCTGGAGAAGCCGTAA
- a CDS encoding DMT family transporter: protein MIYLKLVLTTLIWGATFPIGRYAAKAAAPLAVAEWRFALAAAALMALLARRERLLRPTGAAGRLALALGFTGVFAYNICFFFGLERVPASRAALIVALNPVLVALAATAVYGQRLSLVRWGGVAVSLFGAALVISRGELNELVSHVGAGELIVFGSSLAWSAYTLLGRNAAQHFSPLASTTWAALAGALMLLPPALWEGRMIATLTLGPAMWLALLHLGLLATVVAFLWYAEGVKAIGPTRTVVFTNLVPVFAVLIGVLLFGEELLWSMVIGGALVSLGVWLTNRPALR from the coding sequence TTGATCTATCTCAAGCTGGTGCTGACGACGTTGATCTGGGGGGCGACTTTTCCTATCGGTCGCTACGCCGCGAAGGCCGCGGCGCCGCTGGCGGTAGCCGAATGGCGCTTTGCGCTCGCTGCGGCGGCGCTGATGGCTCTCCTCGCGCGTCGAGAACGACTGCTGCGGCCCACGGGGGCCGCCGGCCGCCTGGCGCTGGCGCTCGGTTTCACCGGCGTGTTCGCCTACAACATCTGCTTCTTCTTCGGGCTGGAGCGGGTGCCGGCCAGCCGTGCCGCGCTGATCGTCGCGCTGAACCCGGTGCTCGTCGCGCTGGCTGCCACCGCGGTCTATGGTCAGAGATTGAGCCTTGTGCGTTGGGGCGGCGTCGCGGTGTCCTTGTTCGGCGCGGCGCTGGTGATCAGCCGCGGCGAGCTGAATGAACTCGTATCGCACGTCGGCGCCGGAGAGCTGATCGTCTTCGGGAGTTCGCTGGCGTGGAGCGCGTACACGCTCTTGGGGCGTAACGCCGCTCAACATTTCTCGCCGCTGGCGAGCACCACCTGGGCCGCGCTGGCCGGTGCGCTGATGCTGTTGCCGCCGGCGCTGTGGGAGGGCCGGATGATCGCGACGCTGACTCTTGGCCCCGCGATGTGGCTGGCCCTGCTGCACCTGGGGCTGCTCGCCACCGTGGTCGCCTTCCTGTGGTACGCCGAGGGGGTGAAGGCGATCGGCCCGACGCGCACCGTGGTCTTCACCAACCTGGTCCCGGTGTTCGCCGTGCTGATCGGCGTACTGTTGTTTGGAGAAGAGCTGCTGTGGAGCATGGTGATAGGCGGCGCGCTGGTCAGTCTGGGCGTGTGGCTGACCAACCGCCCGGCCTTACGCTGA
- a CDS encoding HlyC/CorC family transporter, which translates to MEEPSKPRGTWLERLSAFLLREPEDREELVELLHGAFERHLLDAEALGMIEGVLSVGELTVRDVMVPRSQMDVIRVDEVDRFLPFVIDTAHSRFPVIGNDKDDVLGILLAKDLLRYFHQPKTFDLKAHLRPALFVPESKPLNMLLRDFRATRNHMALVVDEYGGIAGLVTIEDVIEQIVGDIEDEHDLEEADDAIVPVRGNRFRVKATTEIADFNAHFGTAFSDAEVDTVGGLLLSKLCHLPKRGEVLDLDELRITVMRADSRRVHLLLVERVRAEPDNNAQ; encoded by the coding sequence ATGGAAGAGCCCAGTAAACCGCGCGGCACCTGGCTGGAGAGGCTGTCCGCTTTCCTGCTGCGCGAACCCGAAGACCGCGAAGAGCTGGTCGAACTGTTGCACGGCGCCTTCGAGCGCCACCTGCTGGACGCCGAAGCGCTCGGCATGATCGAGGGCGTGCTGTCGGTCGGCGAACTGACGGTGCGCGACGTGATGGTGCCGCGCAGCCAGATGGACGTGATCCGCGTCGACGAGGTCGACCGCTTCCTGCCGTTCGTGATCGACACCGCGCACTCGCGCTTCCCGGTCATCGGCAACGACAAGGACGACGTGCTCGGCATCCTGCTGGCCAAGGACCTGCTGCGCTACTTCCACCAGCCTAAGACCTTCGACCTCAAGGCGCACCTGCGTCCGGCGCTGTTCGTGCCCGAGTCGAAGCCGCTGAACATGCTGTTGCGCGACTTTCGCGCGACGCGCAACCACATGGCGCTGGTGGTCGACGAATACGGCGGCATCGCCGGCCTCGTCACCATCGAGGACGTTATCGAGCAGATCGTCGGCGACATCGAGGACGAACACGACCTCGAGGAGGCCGACGACGCCATCGTGCCGGTGCGCGGCAACCGCTTCCGCGTGAAGGCGACCACCGAGATCGCCGACTTCAACGCGCACTTCGGCACCGCGTTCTCCGACGCCGAGGTCGACACCGTCGGCGGCCTGTTGCTCTCCAAACTCTGCCACCTGCCCAAGCGCGGCGAGGTGCTCGACCTCGACGAGCTGCGCATCACCGTGATGCGCGCCGACAGCCGCCGCGTGCACCTCTTGCTGGTCGAACGCGTGCGCGCAGAACCGGACAACAATGCTCAATAA
- the lnt gene encoding apolipoprotein N-acyltransferase codes for MLNKRPGRAAWLAFLVALVAGALTVFAFAPYRLWWLMPLLLAALGVLVERRPQQGFALGYGFGLAAYTSNFHWIYQSLHNVAGLPAFIAAPLVLLLPAYLALYPGLVLWWVGRLKPRPGLRWLIAFPAAWTLTEWLRSWMLTGFPWGAIGYSQITESPLSSFAPIGGIHLVTFAVALTAGAVVTLYRLRGAWLLLPIAASTALWWGAVALKPLRWTEPAGAPISVALGQGNIPQALKWRPDVYEMTLARYYRQVATTRADLMILPETALPAFLDDLPSGYLTMLLGDATRKNMALALGIPRHTRDGEGYLNAVVALTEPGAPSYAKDHLVPFGEFVPLPLVTGWIYQFMDMPLSGFSRGGARQAPIALAGQKVAFNVCYEDSFGEELIGPAKSATMLANVSNLAWFGKSNAMSQHLQLSQARALETGRPMLRATNTGMTAIIGPDGRIDAVAAPDTEQVLTGQVQGYGGDTPYMRVGNMPVLLGAALLALIAGLIGRRR; via the coding sequence ATGCTCAATAAACGCCCGGGCCGCGCCGCCTGGCTCGCCTTCCTCGTCGCGCTCGTCGCCGGCGCACTCACCGTCTTCGCGTTCGCGCCCTACCGCCTATGGTGGCTGATGCCGCTGTTGTTGGCCGCGCTCGGCGTGCTGGTCGAGCGCCGCCCGCAGCAGGGCTTCGCGCTCGGCTACGGCTTCGGCCTCGCCGCGTACACGAGCAACTTCCACTGGATCTACCAGAGCCTGCACAACGTCGCCGGCCTGCCGGCGTTCATCGCCGCGCCGCTGGTGCTGCTGCTGCCCGCCTACCTCGCGCTCTACCCTGGGCTGGTGCTGTGGTGGGTCGGCCGCCTCAAGCCTCGGCCAGGCTTGCGCTGGCTGATCGCCTTCCCGGCGGCGTGGACGCTGACCGAGTGGCTCAGGAGCTGGATGCTGACCGGCTTCCCATGGGGCGCGATCGGCTACAGCCAGATCACCGAGAGCCCGCTGTCGAGCTTCGCGCCGATCGGCGGCATCCATCTGGTGACCTTCGCCGTAGCGCTCACCGCCGGCGCCGTGGTCACCCTCTACCGGCTACGCGGCGCGTGGCTGTTGCTGCCCATCGCGGCGTCGACCGCGCTGTGGTGGGGCGCGGTCGCGCTCAAACCGCTACGCTGGACCGAACCCGCAGGCGCGCCGATCAGCGTCGCACTCGGCCAGGGCAATATCCCGCAGGCGCTGAAGTGGCGGCCCGACGTCTACGAGATGACGCTGGCCCGCTACTACCGCCAGGTCGCGACCACGCGCGCCGACCTGATGATCCTGCCCGAGACCGCGCTGCCCGCCTTCCTCGACGACCTGCCGTCAGGTTATCTCACGATGCTGCTCGGCGACGCGACGCGCAAGAACATGGCGCTCGCGCTCGGCATCCCGCGCCACACGCGCGACGGCGAGGGCTACCTGAACGCGGTCGTCGCACTGACCGAACCGGGCGCGCCGTCGTACGCCAAGGACCACCTGGTGCCGTTCGGCGAGTTCGTGCCGCTGCCGCTCGTCACCGGCTGGATCTACCAGTTCATGGACATGCCGCTGTCGGGCTTCTCGCGCGGCGGCGCCCGGCAGGCACCGATCGCGCTCGCCGGCCAGAAGGTCGCGTTCAACGTCTGCTATGAGGACAGCTTCGGCGAGGAACTGATCGGCCCGGCGAAAAGCGCGACGATGCTCGCCAACGTCAGCAACCTCGCGTGGTTCGGCAAGAGCAACGCGATGAGCCAGCACCTGCAGCTGTCGCAGGCGCGCGCGCTGGAGACCGGCCGGCCGATGCTGCGCGCGACCAACACCGGCATGACTGCGATCATCGGCCCCGACGGCCGCATCGACGCGGTCGCCGCGCCCGACACCGAGCAGGTGCTGACCGGCCAGGTGCAGGGCTACGGTGGCGACACGCCGTATATGCGCGTCGGCAACATGCCGGTGCTGCTCGGCGCCGCGCTCTTGGCGCTGATCGCCGGCCTGATCGGGCGCCGCCGCTAG
- the ybeY gene encoding rRNA maturation RNase YbeY yields the protein MKSAKRNPAGLRLAERLSLSVDNRSGDAAVPSRADFVRWARAALLPPVRSAEVSLTLVGEEEGRTLNRDYRGKDYATNVLSFALNEGGELVPGLPLVGDIVFATGVVAREAAEQGKTLAAHYAHLTVHGMLHLQGYDHLEDDDADEMEALESAILARLGYANPYAEEAV from the coding sequence ATGAAAAGCGCGAAGCGTAATCCGGCCGGCCTCAGGTTGGCCGAGCGTCTGTCCCTGTCCGTCGACAACCGCAGCGGCGACGCCGCCGTGCCGAGTCGCGCCGACTTCGTGCGCTGGGCGCGCGCGGCGCTGTTGCCGCCGGTCAGGTCGGCCGAGGTGTCGCTGACGCTGGTCGGCGAAGAAGAAGGCCGTACGCTTAACCGCGACTACCGCGGCAAGGATTACGCGACCAACGTGCTGAGTTTCGCGCTGAACGAGGGCGGGGAGCTCGTGCCCGGGCTGCCGCTGGTCGGCGACATCGTGTTCGCGACCGGCGTGGTCGCGCGCGAGGCGGCGGAGCAGGGCAAGACGCTCGCCGCGCACTACGCGCACCTCACTGTGCACGGCATGCTGCACCTGCAAGGCTACGACCATCTCGAAGACGACGACGCCGACGAAATGGAAGCGCTTGAAAGCGCCATTCTCGCCCGGCTAGGATATGCGAATCCCTACGCCGAGGAGGCCGTCTGA